The DNA window GCGGCGTTCGCTGGTGTTCATGACGGTGAGCGGCGAGGAGCGCGGCCTCTGGGGGAGCGAGTACTACTCCGAGCACCCGACGCTCCCGCTCGCCAACACGGTGGCCGACCTCAACATCGACATGATCGGCCGTAACTGGCGCGACACCATCGTGGTCATCGGCAAGGAGCACTCGAGCCTGGGCGAGGTCGCCAACCGCGTGACTACCGAGCACCCCGAGCTCAACATGCAGCTGGTGGACGACCGGTGGCCCGACCAGCGGTTCTACTTCCGCTCCGACCACTACAACTTCGCGCGGAAGGGCGTGCCGATCCTCTTCTTCTTCAACGGGGTGCACCCCGACTACCACCAGGCGACCGACTCTCCGGACAAGATCGACGCGGAGAAGGAAGCGCGGATCATCCGGATGGTCTTCTACATCGGGCTGGACGTTGCGAACACGACGGCTCGGCCGCAGTGGAACCCCGAGAGCCGCCGGCGCATCGTCGAGGCCGCGGGCAACTGACCGTGCGGCCGCGCCCGGCCCGAGCATGATCCGCACCGGCCCTGCCGGGTGGTCGTACGCTGACTCGCCGGGGCACGTCTACCCGGCGGACGCCGGACGCCGCTTCGACGCCCTCGCCTACCTGGCCTCGTACTTCGACACCATCGAGATCAACTCCACTTTCTACGCGCCCCAACCACCCCGGAATTTCGCCTCGTGGGTGAAGCGGGTGGCGCACAATCCGGAGTTCAGGTTCGCGGTCAAGCTGTGGCAGAGGTTCACGCACGACGGGGGGAGCGGGGAGCGGGGAGCGGGACCTAGGGAGGCGCGCGACGTGCAACAGGTGACTGAGGGGCTAGAGGTACTGCGCGAGGCGGGACGGCTCGGCGCGGTGCTGGCGCAGTTCCCGTGGTCGTTCAAGCCCTCCGACGAGAGCCGCGACGTGATCCGCAAACTCTCCGATGACTTGGCGGGGTGGCCGGTGGTCGTGGAGCTGCGGCATGGAGGTTGGGCGAAGCACGAGTACGCGGTCCTCCTCAAGGACCTGG is part of the Gemmatimonadales bacterium genome and encodes:
- a CDS encoding DUF72 domain-containing protein, which gives rise to MIRTGPAGWSYADSPGHVYPADAGRRFDALAYLASYFDTIEINSTFYAPQPPRNFASWVKRVAHNPEFRFAVKLWQRFTHDGGSGERGAGPREARDVQQVTEGLEVLREAGRLGAVLAQFPWSFKPSDESRDVIRKLSDDLAGWPVVVELRHGGWAKHEYAVLLKDLGLGFANIDQPVIGESIGPTAGATSAIGYVRFHGRRYDTWFERNEDSAQRYDYLYTAEELEPWVDRIKRVASAEGVQDVYVISNNHFEGKGPA